Proteins from a single region of Gossypium arboreum isolate Shixiya-1 chromosome 1, ASM2569848v2, whole genome shotgun sequence:
- the LOC108466349 gene encoding LOW QUALITY PROTEIN: putative 12-oxophytodienoate reductase 11 (The sequence of the model RefSeq protein was modified relative to this genomic sequence to represent the inferred CDS: substituted 1 base at 1 genomic stop codon), with the protein MGNFNLSHRVVLAPLTRNRSYNNIPQPQAILYYSQRSTDGGFLIAEATGVSTTAQGYPDTPGIWTKEQVEAWKPIVDAVHDKGGIFFCQLWHVGRASSYAFQPNGQAPISCTDKGVTPGLDGMDXSPPRRLRTDEIPGIVNDFRLAARNAIEAGFDGVEIHGANGYLLDQFMKDQVNDRIDKYGGSLENRCRFPLEIVEAVVNEIGADKVGMRLSPYASYMEASESNPEALGVYMANAVNKFGILYLHVIEPRMIKINDKYETPHSLLPMRNAFKGTFIAAGGYNVDDGTKAIADNYSDLVAFGRFFLANPDLPRRFQLNAPLNKYN; encoded by the exons ATGGGAAACTTTAACCTCTCTCACAG GGTAGTTTTAGCACCATTGACAAGAAATAGATCTTACAATAATATTCCACAACCACAAGCCATCTTATACTACTCCCAGCGTTCAACCGATGGTGGGTTTCTCATTGCTGAAGCTACTGGAGTTTCCACTACAGCACAAGG GTACCCAGACACGCCTGGAATTTGGACAAAAGAGCAAGTGGAAGCATGGAAACCAATTGTGGACGCTGTTCACGACAAAGGAGGCATCTTCTTTTGTCAACTTTGGCATGTTGGCCGCGCCTCTAGTTATG CTTTTCAACCTAATGGTCAAGCTCCAATCTCTTGTACTGATAAAGGGGTGACACCGGGCCTTGATGGGATGGATTGATCACCTCCTCGTCGGCTTAGAACCGATGAAATTCCCGGCATTGTCAATGATTTCAGGCTGGCTGCCCGAAATGCCATTGAAGCGG GATTTGATGGGGTTGAGATCCACGGTGCAAATGGTTACTTGCTTGATCAGTTCATGAAAGACCAAGTGAATGACAGGATAGATAAGTACGGTGGAAGCTTGGAGAATAGGTGCCGGTTTCCGCTCGAAATAGTCGAAGCGGTGGTGAATGAAATAGGAGCTGATAAGGTGGGAATGAGACTATCACCTTACGCCAGTTACATGGAAGCTAGTGAATCAAACCCTGAAGCACTAGGCGTTTACATGGCGAATGCAGTTAACAAGTTTGGCATTCTCTATCTTCACGTTATTGAGCCACGGATGATTAAAATAAACGACAAGTATGAAACTCCTCATAGTCTTCTGCCAATGAGGAATGCCTTCAAGGGGACTTTCATTGCTGCCGGAGGGTACAACGTAGACGATGGTACCAAGGCTATTGCTGATAATTACTCGGATTTGGTTGCATTTGGGAGGTTCTTCTTAGCTAATCCAGATTTACCAAGGCGATTTCAGCTCAATGCTCCTCTTAACAAGTACAATTGA